A stretch of the Deinococcus sp. Leaf326 genome encodes the following:
- a CDS encoding HD domain-containing protein, giving the protein MRHFSMLDRLRRRFQGYVGKLRRLARSVREADAFPDDRWATSLLTPAEARVYLGMDARDREHACRVTRHLLRDHPQAGAELVAAALLHDSGKSVRPYRVWERVLAGLVPQRLAVLLPPLGALGVRAAHPELGAQLLAHAGGRPRVAQLVARHHASVGDPEAALLHHYDELE; this is encoded by the coding sequence ATGCGCCACTTTTCGATGTTGGACCGGTTGCGCCGCCGGTTCCAGGGATATGTGGGCAAGTTGCGCCGCCTGGCGCGCAGTGTCCGCGAAGCTGACGCCTTCCCCGACGACCGCTGGGCGACCTCGCTGCTCACGCCCGCCGAGGCGCGGGTGTATCTGGGCATGGACGCCCGCGACCGTGAGCACGCCTGCCGCGTGACCCGTCACCTGCTGCGCGACCATCCCCAGGCCGGGGCGGAGCTCGTGGCCGCCGCGCTGCTGCACGACAGCGGCAAGAGCGTGCGGCCCTACCGCGTGTGGGAGCGCGTGCTCGCCGGTCTGGTGCCGCAGAGGCTCGCCGTCCTTCTGCCGCCCCTCGGCGCGCTGGGGGTGCGCGCAGCCCATCCCGAACTCGGCGCGCAACTGCTGGCGCACGCTGGTGGGCGGCCCCGCGTCGCGCAGCTCGTGGCGCGCCACCACGCCTCGGTAGGTGATCCCGAGGCGGCGCTGCTGCACCACTACGACGAGCTGGAATAG
- a CDS encoding NAD(P)/FAD-dependent oxidoreductase translates to AVEEIKGEDNVNGVRLKNLKTGEVHDMPTDGVFIXIGHIPNTDFVKGAVALREDGYVEVTEEIYTSVPMLFAAGDVSDYVYRQLATSVGAGTRAAMTVERSLAALGDEGEGEQGGETAAD, encoded by the coding sequence GCGGTCGAGGAGATCAAGGGCGAGGACAACGTCAACGGCGTGCGCCTGAAGAACCTCAAGACCGGCGAGGTCCACGAYATGCCCACKGACGGCGTGTTCATCTYCATCGGGCACATTCCCAACACCGACTTCGTGAAGGGCGCGGTGGCGCTGCGYGAGGACGGCTACGTGGAAGTCACCGAGGAGATCTACACGAGCGTGCCGATGCTGTTCGCGGCCGGCGACGTGAGCGACTACGTGTACCGCCAGCTCGCCACGAGCGTGGGGGCCGGGACCCGCGCCGCCATGACCGTCGAGCGCTCGCTGGCCGCTCTGGGTGACGAGGGCGAGGGCGAACAGGGCGGCGAGACGGCCGCCGACTGA
- a CDS encoding complex I NDUFA9 subunit family protein, which translates to MTGLRVLVSGASGFVGRAVVAELLRQGHTVFAGSRRGEAVGAAQGLKLDVTDATSALRAVQQAQPDAVIHLVGIITQTKDQTFQATHVEGTRHMLAATPRGARYLHMSALGADPASKSRYSATKGEAEALVRASGLDWTIFQPSLIFGPGDDFFGRVLKELVTTAPIVPQIGNGKFPFRPVSVADVAQAFVGALTRPGTVGQTYALTGPEEFTFRQLLDEEQRALGQNKPVVPVPLPLMDLAVPLMGVLPKPPITTDQYAMLKAGNTAPNEPARSTFGLPMHRLQDALPGIVKGSR; encoded by the coding sequence ATGACCGGATTACGGGTACTGGTGAGTGGGGCGAGCGGCTTCGTGGGCCGGGCGGTCGTGGCCGAGCTGCTGCGGCAGGGACACACCGTCTTCGCGGGGTCGCGCCGGGGCGAAGCGGTCGGTGCGGCCCAGGGCCTGAAACTCGACGTGACCGACGCCACCAGCGCGCTGCGGGCCGTCCAGCAGGCGCAGCCCGACGCCGTGATCCACCTCGTGGGCATCATCACCCAGACGAAGGACCAGACCTTCCAGGCCACGCACGTGGAGGGCACGCGGCACATGCTGGCGGCCACGCCGCGCGGCGCGCGCTACCTGCACATGAGCGCCCTGGGCGCCGACCCCGCCAGCAAAAGCCGCTACTCGGCGACCAAGGGCGAGGCCGAGGCCCTGGTGCGCGCCAGCGGCCTGGACTGGACCATCTTCCAGCCCAGCCTGATCTTCGGCCCGGGCGACGACTTCTTCGGACGGGTGCTCAAGGAACTCGTGACCACCGCGCCTATTGTCCCCCAGATCGGGAACGGCAAGTTCCCCTTCCGTCCCGTCAGCGTCGCGGACGTGGCACAGGCCTTTGTCGGCGCCCTGACACGGCCCGGGACCGTGGGGCAGACCTACGCCCTGACCGGCCCCGAGGAATTCACCTTCCGACAACTGCTTGACGAGGAGCAGCGCGCGCTTGGGCAGAACAAACCGGTCGTGCCGGTCCCCCTGCCCCTGATGGACCTCGCCGTGCCGCTCATGGGCGTACTGCCCAAACCGCCGATCACGACCGACCAGTACGCCATGCTCAAGGCGGGCAACACCGCGCCCAACGAACCGGCGCGAAGCACGTTCGGCCTGCCCATGCACCGGCTTCAGGACGCTCTACCGGGCATCGTGAAGGGAAGCCGCTAG